A region from the Eretmochelys imbricata isolate rEreImb1 chromosome 16, rEreImb1.hap1, whole genome shotgun sequence genome encodes:
- the PRPF4 gene encoding U4/U6 small nuclear ribonucleoprotein Prp4, which produces MASSRAPAMRLVPGRAPLPQPGPAPSPRATKNKLSEDSDAPPPKRSHIFYGSLEEKERERLAKGESGLLGRDRVKAAIEAGNINITSGEVFDLEDHISERQAEVLAEFERRKRARQINVSTDDSEVKACLRALGEPITLFGEGPAERRERLRNILSVVGTDALKKTKKDDEKSKKSKEEYQQTWYHEGPNSLKTARLWIANYSLPRATKRLEEARLYKEIPEATRTSQKQELHKSLRSLNNFCSQIGDDRPISYCHFSPNSKLLATACWSGLCKLWSVPDCNLVHTLRGHNTNVGAIVFHPQATVSLDKKDVNLASCAADGSVKLWSLESDEPVADIEGHTMRVARVMWHPSGRFLGTTCYDHSWRLWDLQAQEEILHQEGHSKGVYDIAFHIDGSLAGTGGMDAFGRVWDLRTGRCIMFLEGHLKEIYGINFSPNGYHIATGSGDNTCKVWDLRQRKCVYTIPAHQNLVTGVKFEPTHGNFLLTGAYDNTAKIWTHPGWSPLKTLAGHEGKVMGLDISSDGQLIATCSYDRTFKLWMAE; this is translated from the exons ATGGCCTCCTCGCGGGCCCCCGCCATGCGTCTCGTCCCGGGGCGGGCCCCGCTTCCCCAGCCAGGCCCGGCTCCATCCCCGCGG GCAACAAAAAACAAGCTCTCAGAGGACAGTGATGCTCCCCCACCCAAGAGATCCCATATCTTCTACGGCAgtttggaggagaaggaaagggaacGTCTTGCCAAAGGAGAATCAGGGCTGCTGGGAAGAGATAGAGTGAAAGCTGCGATTGAGGCAGGCAATATTAACATAACCAGCG GTGAGGTCTTTGATCTTGAAGACCACATAAGTGAGCGTCAGGCAGAAGTGTTGGCTGAGTTTGAGCGCAGGAAGCGTGCCAGGCAGATCAACGTTTCCACGGATGACTCTGAAGTCAAGGCATGCCTACGAGCACTTGGGGAGCCCATCACGCTCTTCGGAGAGGGGCCTGCAGAACGGAGAGAAAG ACTGAGAAATATCCTCTCGGTGGTTGGCACAGACGCCTTAAAAAAGACCAAGAAAGATGATGAAAAATCTAAGAAATCCAAAGAAGAG taTCAGCAAACTTGGTACCATGAAGGGCCTAACAGCCTGAAAACAGCTAGGTTGTGGATCGCCAACTACTCACTCCCCAG GGCAACGAAGCGGCTGGAAGAAGCCCGTCTGTACAAAGAGATTCCAGAGGCGACCAGGACATCCCAGAAGCAAGAACTGCACAAATCCCTGAGG TCCTTGAATAATTTCTGCAGTCAGATTGGGGATGACCGCCCGATATCTTACTGCCATTTCAGTCCCAATTCCAAACTCCTGGCTACAGCCTGCTG GAGTGGCCTGTGCAAGCTCTGGTCTGTGCCTGACTGCAATCTTGTTCATACTTTACGAG GGCACAACACCAACGTAGGAGCAATAGTGTTCCATCCCCAGGCTACTGTCTCCCTGGACAAGAAGGACGTGAACCTGGCCTCTTGTGCAGCTGATGGCTCTGTCAAACTCTGGAGCCTTGAAAG TGATGAACCGGTGGCAGATATCGAGGGCCACACAATGAGAGTGGCACGAGTGATGTGGCATCCCTCCGGGAGGTTCCTGGGCACCACTTG CTATGATCACTCCTGGCGCCTCTGGGACCTGCAAGCTCAAGAGGAGATTCTCCATCAGGAGGGGCACAGCAAGGGGGTCTATGACATCGCCTTCCACATTGATGGCTCTCTTGCTGGGACTGG TGGCATGGATGCCTTTGGTCGGGTGTGGGATCTGCGTACTGGGCGCTGTATCATGTTCCTGGAGGGCCACCTGAAGGAAATCTATGGGATTAATTTCTCCCCGAATGG ATATCACATAGCGACTGGCAGTGGAGACAACACGTGCAAAGTGTGGGACCTCCGCCAGAGGAAGTGTGTCTACACCATACCTGCCCACCAGAACCTGGTGACCGGAGTGAAGTTTGAAC CTACGCATGGTAACTTCCTGCTCACTGGCGCTTATGATAACACAGCCAAGATCTGGACTCACCCAGGCTGGTCCCCTCTGAAAACGCTGGCTGGCCACGAGGGAAAAGTAATGGGACTGGATATCTCCTCAGATGGGCAGCTAATAGCAACATGCTCATATGACAGAACCTTCAAGCTGTGGATGGCAGAGTAG
- the CDC26 gene encoding anaphase-promoting complex subunit CDC26 has protein sequence MLRRKPTRLELKLDDIEEFESIRKDLESRKKQREDVDVVGASDGEGAIGLSNDHKSREQMINDRIGYKPQPKPNNRSSQFGSFEF, from the exons ATGCTGCGTCGGAAACCAACCCGCCTGGAGCTGAAACTAGATGATATAGAAGAGTTTGAGAGTATTAGAAAGGATCTTGAG agtcGCAAGAAGCAGCGTGAAGATGTGGATGTAGTGGGAGCCAGTGATGGAGAAGGAGCTATTGGTCTGAGCAATGACCACAAGAGTCGAGAACAAATGATAAATGACCGAATTGGTTACAAACCTCAACCCAAACCCAACAACCGTTCCTCCCAGTTTGGAAGCTTTGAATTCTAG